Proteins encoded together in one Bos indicus isolate NIAB-ARS_2022 breed Sahiwal x Tharparkar chromosome 25, NIAB-ARS_B.indTharparkar_mat_pri_1.0, whole genome shotgun sequence window:
- the CACNA1H gene encoding voltage-dependent T-type calcium channel subunit alpha-1H isoform X3: MTEGVQAADEVRVPLGAPAPGPAAAAASPASPGAPGPEAERGSGPSASPPESPAAERGAELGADEEQPVPYPALAATVFFCLGQTTRPRSWCLRLVCNPWFEHVSMLVIMLNCVTLGMFRPCEDVECRSERCGILEAFDDFIFAFFAVEMVIKMIALGLFGQKCYLGDTWNRLDFFIVMAGMMEYSLDGHNVSLSAIRTVRVLRPLRAINRVPSMRILVTLLLDTLPMLGNVLLLCFFVFFIFGIVGVQLWAGLLRNRCFLDSTFARNSNLSFLRPYYQPEEGEENPFICSSRRDNGMQKCSHIPSRRELRVECTLGWEAYGQPQAEGAGGTGHHTCINWNQYYNVCRSGDSNPHNGAISFDNIGYAWIAIFQVITLEGWVDIMYYVMDAHSFYNFIYFILLIIVGSFFMINLCLVVIATQFSETKQRENQLMREQRARYLSNDSTLASFSEPGSCYEELLRYVGHVCRKLKRRGLRLYARWQSRWRKKVEPGGATHGQGSGRRPRRAGGRAASIHHLVYHHHHHHHHHYHFSHGSPRRPGPEPGAGDTRLVRAGAPASPGRGPPDAESVHSVYHADCHVEGPQERARVAHAAATAAAGLKLAAGLGAMNYPTILPSAAGSGKSGLGPKGKRPGGPPGAGGHSPLRLSSPDPCEKIQHLVGEHGLGQAPSRLSGLSVPCPLPSPQAGTLTCELSSCPYCTSALEDPELEFSDSDSGGSDSNGVYEFTQDVRHGDHRDPMQSPPVAEAPGVGGTRRRGPQRAAAGEQGGLGHVWASFSGKLRRIVDSKYFNRGIMVAILTNTLSMGVEYHEQPDELTNALEISNIVFTSMFALEMLLKLLACGPLGYIRNPYNIFDGIIVVISVWEIIGQADGGLSVLRTFRLLRVLKLVRFMPALRRQLVVLMKTMDNVATFCMLLMLFIFIFSILGMHLFGCKFSLKTDTGDTIPDRKNFDSLLWAIVTVFQILTQEDWNVVLYNGMASTSSWAALYFVALMTFGNYVLFNLLVAILVEGFQAEGDATRSDTDEDKTSTHLEEDLDKFRDLRATEMKMYSLAVTPNGHLEGRGSLPPPLIMRTAATPMPTPKSSPHLDEAPGPLDSRRGSSSSMDPQLGDQKSLSSLRSSPCAPWGPNSAWSSRRSSWNSLGRAPSLKRRSQCGERESLLSGEGRGSGSTDEEAEDGRPGAGASPGTRATPLRRTESLDHRSTLDLRPPRPATLLPTKVHDCNGQVLALPSEFFLRIDSHKEDPAEFDDDVEDSCCSRLQKVLEPHKPECCRSREPWALYLFSPQNRFRISCQKIIAHKMFDHVVLVFIFLNCITIALERPDIDPGSTERVFLSVSNYIFTAIFVAEMMVKVVALGLISGEHAYLQSSWNILDGVLVLVSLVDIIVAMASAGGAKILGILRVLRLLRTLRPLRVISRAPGLKLVVETLISSLRPIGNIVLICCAFFIIFGILGVQLFKGKFYYCEGADTRNISTKAECRAAHYRWVRRKYNFDNLGQDGWVNIMYDGLDAVGVDQQPVPNHNPWMLLYFISFLLIVSFFVLNMFVGVVVENFHKCRQHQEAEEARRREEKRQRRLERKRRSTFPNPEAQRRPYYADYSPTRRSIHTLCTSHYLDLFITFIIGVNVITMSMEHYNQPKALDEALKYCNYVFTIVFVVEAVLKLVAFGFRRFFKDRWNQLDLAIVLLSIMGITLEEIEMNAALPINPTIIRIMRVLRIARVLKLLKMATGMRALLDTVVQALPQVGNLGLLFMLLFFIYAALGVELFGRLECSEDNPCEGLSRHATFSNFGMAFLTLFRVSTGDNWNGIMKDTLRECAREDKHCLTYLPAISPIYFVTFVLVAQFVLVNVVVAVLMKHLEESNKEAREDAELDAELEMEMAQGSPARPRPAAPQSPGASPDSPNVLVVRKVSVSRMLSLPNDSYMFRPVAPAAAAHPHPLQEVEMETYAGAAAGQVTAAHSPPVESCASLQVPSAVSSPSRGGDTLRALPPRGAARSPNVGRLLCRQEAVHTESLEGHVDGTEDSSPFWGEPGGKTPVRQASLGPSLRSPSRSPRPSSIRTRKHTSGQHCISSRPPAPGGEESEAPDPADEEVSHITSSARSPLASPTACGIVGGEPDLHRLYSVDARGFLDQPGRVDEQRRPLGEPGVGDSRPEAGEAKPRVLEAELALGARRKKKMSPPCISIEPPAEDEGAARAPAAEGGSTTLRRRTPSCEAVPHRDPLEPADSTGLDAAAKGERRGQGPCRTEHLTVPNFTFEPLDVGSPSGDLFTDAGHGATPEPRPSSSGTAAPPEPREMESTVPSGDPLEEGRGVHLTVPESPPKRASPPAVPVPGDDVDEPV, translated from the exons CGTGGTTCGAGCATGTCAGCATGCTGGTCATCATGCTCAACTGCGTGACCCTGGGCATGTTCCGGCCCTGCGAGGACGTCGAGTGCCGCTCGGAGCGTTGTGGCATCCTAGAG GCCTTTGACGACTTCATCTTCGCCTTCTTCGCGGTGGAGATGGTCATCAAGATGATCGCCCTGGGGCTGTTTGGGCAGAAGTGCTACTTGGGTGACACGTGGAACAGGCTGGACTTCTTCATCGTCATGGCGGG TATGATGGAGTACTCCTTGGACGGACACAACGTGAGCCTCTCGGCCATCCGAACCGTGCGCGTGCTGCGGCCCCTTCGTGCCATCAACCGTGTGCCCA GCATGCGGATCCTGGTCACACTGCTGCTGGACACACTGCCCATGCTCGGCAACGTTCTCCTGCTCTGCTTCTTTGTCTTCTTCATCTTCGGCATCGTGGGCGTCCAGCTTTGGGCCGGCCTGCTGCGCAACCGCTGCTTCCTGGACAGCACCTTCGCCAG GAACAGCAACCTCAGCTTCCTGCGGCCGTACTACCAGCCGGAGGAGGGCGAGGAAAACCCGTTCATCTGCTCCTCCCGCCGGGACAACGGCATGCAGAAGTGCTCGCACATCCCCAGCCGCCGCGAGCTGCGCGTGGAGTGCACGCTGGGCTGGGAGGCCTACGGGCAGCCGCAGGCCGAGGGCGCAGGTGGCACGGGTCACCACACCTGCATCAACTGGAACCAGTACTACAATGTGTGCCGCTCGGGCGACTCCAACCCGCACAACGGGGCCATCAGCTTCGACAACATCGGCTACGCCTGGATCGCCATCTTCCAG GTGATCACGCTGGAGGGCTGGGTGGACATCATGTACTACGTCATGGACGCCCACTCCTTCTACAACTTCATCTACTTCATCTTGCTTATCATC GTGGGCTCCTTCTTCATGATCAACCTGTGCCTGGTGGTCATCGCCACGCAGTTCTCAGAGACGAAGCAGCGGGAGAACCAGCTGATGCGGGAGCAGCGGGCCCGTTATCTGTCCAATGACAGCACACTAGCCAGTTTCTCTGAGCCGGGCAGCTGCTATGAGGAGCTCCTCCGGTACGTGGGCCACGTGTGCCGCAAGCTAAAGCGCCGTGGCCTGCGCCTCTACGCCCGCTGGCAGAGCCGCTGGCGCAAGAAGGTGGAGCCCGGTGGCGCCACGCATGGCCAGGGCTCagggcggcggccgcggcgggcAGGCGGGCGCGCTGCCTCCATCCACCACCTCgtgtaccaccaccaccaccatcaccaccaccactaccacttCAGCCACGGCAGCCCCCGCCGGCCAGGCCCCGAGCCAGGAGCCGGCGACACCAGGCTGGTGCGGGCCGGAGCGCCAGCCTCACCCGGGCGCGGGCCCCCTGACGCCGAGTCGGTGCACAGTGTGTACCACGCTGACTGCCACGTGGAGGGGCCGCAGGAGAGGGCGCGCGTGGCGCACGCCGCAGCCACTGCCGCTGCTGGGCTCAAGCTGGCCGCCGGGCTGGGAGCCATGAACTACCCCACCATCCTGCCCTCGGCTGCGGGCAGTGGCAAAAGCGGCCTCGGGCCCAAGGGGAAGCGGCCTGGTGGCCCCCCGGGAGCCGGGGGGCACAGCCCCCTGAGGCTGAGCAGCCCGGACCCCTGCGAGAAGATCCAGCACCTGGTTGGGGAGCATG GACTGGGCCAGGCCCCCAGCCGCCTGTCAGGCCTGAgtgtgccctgccccctgcccagcccccaggcGGGCACGCTGACTTGTGAGCTGAGCAGCTGCCCGTACTGCACCAGTGCCCTGGAGGACCCCGAGCTGGAGTTCAGCGACTCAGACAGTGGAGGCTCAGACAGCAATGGGGTCTACGAGTTCACGCAGGATGTGCGGCACGGGGACCACCGCGACCCCATGCAGTCGCCCCCCGTGGCAGAGGCGCCAGGCGTGGGCGGCACACGGCGGAGGGGGCCGCAGCGGGCGGCGGCAGGCGAGCAGGGTGGGCTGGGCCACGTCTGGGCCTCCTTCAGTGGCAAGCTGCGCCGCATCGTGGACAGCAAGTACTTCAACCGGGGCATCATGGTGGCCATCCTCACTAACACGCTGAGCATGGGTGTCGAGTACCACGAGCAG CCCGATGAGCTGACCAACGCCCTGGAGATCAGCAACATTGTGTTCACAAGCATGTTTGCTCTGGAGATGCTGTTGAAGCTGCTGGCCTGCGGCCCACTGGGCTACATCCGGAACCCTTACAACATCTTTGACGGCATCATCGTAGTCATCAG cGTGTGGGAGATCATCGGGCAGGCGGACGGCGGGCTGTCGGTGCTGCGCACCTTCCGGCTGCTGCGGGTGCTCAAGCTGGTGCGCTTCATGCCCGCACTGCGGCGCCAGCTGGTGGTGCTCATGAAGACCATGGACAACGTGGCCACCTTCTGCATGCTGCTCATGCTTTTCATCTTCATCTTCAG CATCCTTGGCATGCATCTCTTTGGCTGCAAATTCAGTCTGAAAACAGATACCGGAGACACAATCCCCGACCGGAAGAACTTTGATTCCCTACTGTGGGCCATCGTCACCGTGTTCCAG ATCCTCACCCAGGAGGACTGGAACGTCGTCCTGTACAACGGCATGGCCTCCACGTCCTCCTGGGCCGCCCTGTACTTCGTGGCCCTCATGACCTTTGGCAACTACGTGCTCTTCAACCTGCTGGTGGCCATCCTGGTGGAGGGTTTCCAGGCCGAG GGTGATGCCACCAGGTCCGACACAGATGAAGACAAGACATCCACCCACTTGGAGGAGGACTTGGACAAGTTCCGAGACCTCAGGGCCACAG AGATGAAGATGTACTCGCTGGCAGTGACACCCAACGGGCACCTGGAGGGCCGGGgcagcctgccccctccccttatCATGCGCACAGCGGCCACGCCCATGCCCACCCCCAAGAGCTCCCCACACCTGGACGAGGCCCCTGGCCCCCTGGACTCGCGCCGTGGCAGCAGCAGCTCCATGGACCCTCAGCTAGGAGACCAGAAATCTCTG TCCAGCCTCCGCAGCTCGCCCTGCGCCCCCTGGGGGCCCAACAGCGCCTGGAGCAGCCGGCGCTCCAGCTGGAACAGCCTGGGCCGTGCACCCAGCCTCAAGCGCAGGAGCCAGTGTGGGGAGCGCGAGTCGCTGCTGTCCGGTGAGGGCAGGGGCAGCGGCAGCACTGACGAGGAGGCCGAGGATGGCCGGCCCGGGGCGGGGGCCTCGCCGGGTACGCGTGCCACGCCGCTGCGGCGCACCGAGTCCCTGGACCACCGTAGCACGCTGGACCTGCGGCCCCCACGGCCAGCCACCCTGCTGCCCACCAAGGTCCACGACTGCAACGGGCAGGTGCTGGCCCTGCCGAGCGAGTTCTTCCTGCGCATCGACAGCCACAAGGAGGATCCGGCCGAGTTTGATGACGATGTGGAGGAC agctGCTGCTCAAGGCTGCAGAAGGTGCTGGAGCCGCATAAGCCGGAGTGCTGCCGGAGCCGCGAGCCCTGGGCCCTGTACCTCTTCTCCCCACAGAACAG GTTCCGCATCTCCTGCCAAAAGATCATTGCTCACAAGATGTTCGATCATGTCGTCCTCGTCTTCATCTTCCTCAACTGCATCACCATCGCCCTGGAGAGGCCCGACATCGACCCCGGCAGCACT GAGCGCGTCTTCCTCAGCGTCTCCAACTACATCTTCACAGCAATCTTCGTGGCGGAGATGATGGTGAAG GTGGTGGCCCTGGGCCTCATCTCGGGTGAGCATGCCTACCTGCAGAGCAGCTGGAACATACTGGATGGGGTGCTGGTCCTGGTGTCCCTGGTGGACATCATCGTGGCCATGGCCTCGGCTGGCGGCGCCAAGATCCTGGGCATCCTGCGTGTGCTGCGCCTGCTGCGGACCCTGCGGCCGCTAAG GGTCATCAGCCGTGCGCCGGGACTCAAGCTGGTGGTGGAGACTCTGATATCGTCCCTCAGGCCCATCGGGAACATCGTCCTCATCTGCTGCGCCTTCTTCATCATCTTCGGCATCCTCGGGGTGCAG CTCTTCAAGGGGAAGTTTTACTACTGCGAGGGCGCCGACACCAGGAACATTTCCACTAAGGCCGAGTGCAGGGCCGCGCACTACCGCTGGGTGCGACGCAAGTACAACTTCGACAACCTGGGCCAG GACGGCTGGGTGAATATCATGTACGACGGGCTGGACGCCGTGGGCGTGGACCAGCAG CCCGTGCCCAACCACAACCCCTGGATGCTGCTCTACTTCATCTCCTTCCTGCTCATCGTCAGCTTCTTCGTGCTCAACATGTTCGTGGGCGTCGTGGTGGAGAACTTCCACAAGTGCCGGCAGCACCAGGAGGCCGAGGAGGCGCGGCGGCGCGAGGAAAAGCGGCAGCGTCGCCTGGAGAGGAAGCGCAGGA GCACTTTCCCTAACCCAG AGGCCCAGCGACGGCCCTACTATGCGGACTACTCGCCCACCCGCCGCTCCATCCACACTCTGTGCACCAGCCACTACCTGGACCTCTTCATCACCTTCATCATTGGCGTCAACGTCATCACCATGTCCATGGAGCACTACAACCAGCCCAAG GCTCTGGACGAGGCCCTCAAGTACTGCAATTACGTGTTCACCATCGTCTTTGTCGTCGAGGCCGTGCTGAAGCTGGTGGCCTTTGGGTTCCGGAGGTTCTTCAAGGACAG GTGGAACCAGCTGGACCTGGCCATCGTTCTGCTGTCCATCATGGGCATCACGTTGGAGGAGATCGAGATGAACGCAGCGCTGCCCATCAACCCCACCATCATCCGAATCATGCGTGTCCTCCGTATCGCCCGCG TCCTGAAGCTGCTCAAGATGGCCACGGGCATGCGGGCCCTGCTGGACACGGTGGTCCAGGCGCTGCCCCAG GTAGGGAACCTCGGCCTGCTTTTCATGCTCCTGTTTTTTATCTATGCTGCCCTGGGAGTGGAGCTGTTCGGGAGGCTAG AATGCAGTGAGGACAACCCCTGCGAGGGCCTGAGCAGACACGCCACCTTCTCTAACTTCGGCATGGCCTTCCTCACGCTGTTCCGCGTGTCCACCGGGGACAACTGGAACGGGATCATGAAG GACACGCTGCGCGAGTGCGCCCGCGAGGACAAGCACTGCCTCACCTACCTGCCGGCCATCTCGCCCATCTACTTCGTCACCTTCGTGCTGGTGGCCCAGTTCGTGCTTGTCAACGTGGTGGTGGCCGTGCTCATGAAGCACCTGGAGGAGAGCAACAAGGAGGCCCGCGAGGACGCCGAGCTGGACGCAGAGCTTGAGATGGAAATGGCGCAGGGGTCCCCCGCCCGTCCCAGGCCGGCGGCCCCTCAGAGCCCCGGCGCCTCGCCGGACTCCCCCAACGTGCTGGTCGTGCGCAAGGTGTCGGTGTCCAGGATGCTATCCCTGCCCAACGACAGCTACATGTTCCGGCCCGTGGCGCCTGCGGCAGCCGCTCACCCCCACCCGCTACAGGAGGTGGAGATGGAGACCTACGCGGGCGCGGCCGCCG GCCAGGTCACCGCTGCCCACTCGCCGCCTGTGGAGTCCTGCGCCTCCCTCCAGGTTCCGTCCGCCGTGTCCTCCCCGTCCAGGGGCGGCGACACCCTCCGTGCCCTGCCCCCGCGGGGTGCAGCCCGGTCGCCTAATGTCGGCCGACTTCTCTGCAGACAG GAGGCCGTCCACACGGAGTCCCTGGAAGGGCATGTCGATGGCACTGAGGACAGCAGCCCATTCTGGGGAGAGCCTGGCGGGAAGACCCCCGTGAGACAGGCATCCCTGGGGCCCTCCTTGCGGTCCCCATCCCGGTCCCCGCGACCCTCCAGCATCCGCACCCGCAAGCACACTTCTGGACAGCACTGCATCTCCAGCCGGCCTCCTGCCCCAGGCGGGGAGGAGTCCGAAGCCCCAGACCCAGCTGACGAGGAGGTCAGCCACATCACCAGCTCTGCCCGCAGCCCTTTGGCCTCGCCCACTGCCTGTGGGATCGTGGGCGGCGAGCCAGACCTGCACAGGCTCTACAGCGTGGACGCCCGGGGCTTCCTGGACCAGCCGGGCCGGGTGGATGAGCAGAGGCGGCCCTTGGGGGAGCCAGGAGTTGGGGACAGCCGTCCAGAGGCCGGGGAGGCGAAGCCCCGGGTCCTGGAGGCCGAGCTGGCCCTAGGGGCGCGCAGGAAGAAGAAGATGAGCCCCCCCTGCATTTCCATAGAGCCCCCCGCTGAGGACGAGGGTGCGGCCAGGGCCCCTGCGGCAGAAGGCGGCAGCACCACCCTGCGGCGGCGAACCCCATCCTGCGAGGCTGTGCCCCATAGGGACCCCCTGGAGCCCGCAGACAGCACAGGGCTGGACGCTGCTGCCAAGGGGGAGCGGCGGGGCCAGGGCCCCTGCCGTACAGAACACCTGACTGTCCCGAACTTCACCTTTGAGCCACTGGACGTGGGGAGCCCCAGTGGGGACCTGTTCACAGATGCGGGCCATGGGGCCACCCCAGAACCCAGACCCTCCTCCTCAG